The following are encoded together in the Lactuca sativa cultivar Salinas chromosome 1, Lsat_Salinas_v11, whole genome shotgun sequence genome:
- the LOC111913455 gene encoding adenine phosphoribosyltransferase 1 isoform X2, with amino-acid sequence MNTLKISFTVLKKPTTYFFSGNSVISLKSLTPPSSVKPASISGGPRVYSTFAGAGVRTDFKVNSYSNMAEPDSDHKQGDVAVKDDRIARISSTIRVIPDFPKPGIMFQDITTMLLDPVAFKDSIDLFVERYKDKDISVVAGVEARGFIFGPPIALAIGAKFVPMRKPNKLPGAVISEEYSLEYGSDIMEMHVGAVEAGERTLVIDDLIATGGTLVAAINLLERVGANVVECACVIELPDLKGRDRLGDKPLFVLISST; translated from the exons ATGAACACGCTTAAAATCAGTTTCACCGTCCTGAAGAAGCCAACTACGTATTTCTTCAGTGGCAATTCCGTCATTTCATTAAAATCACTTACCCCTCCTTCTTCCGTAAAACCGGCGTCGATCTCCGGTGGCCCCCGTGTCTACTCTACCTTCGCCGGCGCCGGCGTCCGTACCGACTTCAAAGTGAACTCCTACTCTAACATGGCGGAACCTGATTCCGATCATAAGCAAGGAGATGTCGCCGTCAAAGACGATCGCATTGCTCGCATTTCATCCACAATTCGCGTCATCCCGGACTTCCCTAAACCTG GGATCATGTTTCAGGATATTACGACGATGCTGCTTGATCCAGTAGCATTTAAGGATTCGATCGATCTGTTCGTCGAGAGATACAAAGACAAAGACATCTCCGTTGTTGCTG GTGTTGAAGCAAGAGGATTCATATTTGGTCCTCCTATTGCATTAGCCATTGGTGCTAAATTCGTTCCAATGAGAAAACCCAACAAGTTACCCG GAGCTGTTATATCAGAAGAATACTCGTTAGAGTACGGAAGTGACATAATGGAGATGCATGTTGGAGCAGTAGAAGCTGGTGAACGAACTCTTGTGATAGATGATTTAATTGCAACAGGAGGAACCTTAGTGGCTGCCATTAACCTACTTG AACGCGTTGGCGCGAATGTAGTCGAGTGTGCCTGTGTCATTGAATTGCCTGATCTGAAG GGTCGGGACCGATTAGGAGATAAGCCGCTATTTGTGCTCATAAGCTCAACTTGA
- the LOC111913455 gene encoding adenine phosphoribosyltransferase 1 isoform X1: MNTLKISFTVLKKPTTYFFSGNSVISLKSLTPPSSVKPASISGGPRVYSTFAGAGVRTDFKVNSYSNMAEPDSDHKQGDVAVKDDRIARISSTIRVIPDFPKPGIMFQDITTMLLDPVAFKDSIDLFVERYKDKDISVVAGVEARGFIFGPPIALAIGAKFVPMRKPNKLPGISFLPLTSVTFFQFNNSSHRIICYVMSCHVISGAVISEEYSLEYGSDIMEMHVGAVEAGERTLVIDDLIATGGTLVAAINLLERVGANVVECACVIELPDLKGRDRLGDKPLFVLISST; the protein is encoded by the exons ATGAACACGCTTAAAATCAGTTTCACCGTCCTGAAGAAGCCAACTACGTATTTCTTCAGTGGCAATTCCGTCATTTCATTAAAATCACTTACCCCTCCTTCTTCCGTAAAACCGGCGTCGATCTCCGGTGGCCCCCGTGTCTACTCTACCTTCGCCGGCGCCGGCGTCCGTACCGACTTCAAAGTGAACTCCTACTCTAACATGGCGGAACCTGATTCCGATCATAAGCAAGGAGATGTCGCCGTCAAAGACGATCGCATTGCTCGCATTTCATCCACAATTCGCGTCATCCCGGACTTCCCTAAACCTG GGATCATGTTTCAGGATATTACGACGATGCTGCTTGATCCAGTAGCATTTAAGGATTCGATCGATCTGTTCGTCGAGAGATACAAAGACAAAGACATCTCCGTTGTTGCTG GTGTTGAAGCAAGAGGATTCATATTTGGTCCTCCTATTGCATTAGCCATTGGTGCTAAATTCGTTCCAATGAGAAAACCCAACAAGTTACCCGGTATATCTTTTCTACCATTGACATCAGTTACCTTCTTTCAGTTTAATAATTCCTCACACaggataatatgttatgttatgtcatGTCATGTCATATCAGGAGCTGTTATATCAGAAGAATACTCGTTAGAGTACGGAAGTGACATAATGGAGATGCATGTTGGAGCAGTAGAAGCTGGTGAACGAACTCTTGTGATAGATGATTTAATTGCAACAGGAGGAACCTTAGTGGCTGCCATTAACCTACTTG AACGCGTTGGCGCGAATGTAGTCGAGTGTGCCTGTGTCATTGAATTGCCTGATCTGAAG GGTCGGGACCGATTAGGAGATAAGCCGCTATTTGTGCTCATAAGCTCAACTTGA